CGGCCGATGATGATCGCCTCGAGATCGATGTCGGTGGCCGGGAAGAGCACGCCCCTGCCGTCGAAGCGGCGGGCCAGGCGCTCGAGGCCGTCCAGCACCGTCTCGCCGCGGCCCGGGCTGTAGGTCTCGCAGTAGCGCAGGAAGCGCGACAGGCGGCTGATCATCGGCGGCCAGTTGCGCACCACCGCGATCGTCGGCACCTCGGCCAGGCTGAGCGCGTGGATGATGCCGATCCCGGCCGCGCCCGGATCGAGCACGACGGCGGGATTGCGCAGGCGCTCGCTCATGATCGGAGGAGGTGTATCGCCAGACGGCGTTGATTCGCAACGGCGGATTCGGGCGGAGCGGCGCCTTGCGGCCGCCGGCTCGACGGCTACCCGTCCGAGGTGCCGAGCGACCGACCCCGATCGGGAACCCCGCCCGTCCTCGAGCTCGGGTTCCGCCCCTTCTTCCTCCTCGCCGGGGCGGCCGCGCTGGCGCTGATCGCCGCCTGGCTGGCGGCGCTGCGCGGCGCGCTGACCCTGCCGGTCTACTACGACGCCATCACCTGGCACGGGCACGAGATGGTCTTCGGCTACACCGCGGCGGTGGTCGCCGGCTTCCTCCTCACCGCGGTGCGCAACTGGACCGGCGTGGCGACGCCGCGCGGCGCGGCGCTGGCGGGGCTCGCCGCGCTGTGGCTGGCCGGGCGCGTCGCGCCGCTGCTGCCGGGCCTGCTGCCCGGCTGGCTGATCGCCGGCATCGACCTCGCCTTCCTGCCGGCGCTGGCGGCGGCGCTGGCCGGCCCGCTGCTCGCGCAGCCGCGGGCGAGCCAGCTCGTCTTCCTGCCCCTGCTGCTGGCGCTGGCGGCCGCCAACGCGCTGGTGCACCTGCAGATGCTGGGCAGGACCGGCGCGACGGCGCGGCCGGCGCTGTACGCGGCGGTGGACGTCGTGGTCCTGATCATCGCCGTCGTCGGCGGCCGCGTGCTGCCGTTCTTCACCGAGCGCGCCGTCGCCGCGGCGCCGCGCCGGCATCCGCCATTGGAGGCCGTGGTGTGGGCGAGCACCGCCGGGGTCCTGGTCATCGACGCCCTCGGCCTGCCCGCGACGGCAGCCGTGCCGGTGTGCGCCGTCGGCGCGCTGGCGCACGCGCTGCGCCTGGCGGGTTGGTACGACCGCCGCATCTGGCGGGTGCCGCTGCTCTGGGTGCTGCACCTCGGCTATGCCTGGGTGGCGATCGGCTTCGCGTTGAAGGCCGCCGTCGCGGCGGCGCTGGTGATCCCGATGGTCGGGTTGCACGCCCTCACAGTCGGCGCGATCGGCGTCCTCACCCTCGGCATGATGGCGCGGGTGGCGCTCGGCCACACCGGCCGCGCCCTGCAGGCCACCCCGGCCATGGCCGTCGCCTTCGCGCTGATCAATGCCGCCGCCGCGGTGCGGGCGCTGGCCGCCGCCGCGCTGCCCACCTTCTACGCGCAGACCGTGCTCGTCGCCGGCGGCCTGTGGCTGGCCGCGTTCGCGATCTTCGGCGCCAGCTACGCCGGCATCCTGGTCCGGCCGCGGCTCGACGGCCGCGGTCCCTGAGCAGCGGGCCGCGGGTGCGGACCACGGGCGGCGGGCAGCCGACACGCGGCGCGCGCGCTCACCCCCGCGCCAGGGCGCGCTGGGCGATGCCGGTGAAGTAGGCGACGTCCTCGCGGGTCGGCACGAGGACGTCGACCCAGCGCAGGCCGGATTCGCGCAGGAAGAAGTAGATGAGGATGACGCAGGCGCCGCTGTAGGCGACGGCGGTGGCGAACGCGGCGCCGACGATGCCGTAGATCGGGATCAGGACCACGTTGAGGAGCACGTTGGTCGCCAGCGCCAGCAGGCCGGCGACGGTGTTGACCCGCTGCTGCTGCCGGGCGGTGAAGTCGCGGGTGATGATGACGAAGATCGACATCGCCGCCACGCCCACCGCCGCCCAGGGCAGCGGCGCGCCCGCCTCGGCGTATGCCGTGCCGTACCAGAGCGTGATCACCCACGGGCCGCCGACCGCCAGCGCCACGGCCGCCGGCACGGTGACCATCAACGTGCGCCGGCAGCTCTGCGCGGTGAGCCGGTGCATCTGTTCCTCGGCGAGCGCCGCCAGCTTCGGATACAGCACCAGACCGATCGCCTGCGGCACCTCGAGGACCAACTCGGTGAAGTGCAGCGCCAGGGCGTAGAAGGCGGTGTGCGCCGGACCGAGGAACGCCTGCACCATGTAGATGTCGATGCGCAGCAGCAGGTGCGCCGTGACCACCTGCACGTAGGAGCGGACGCCGAACGACAGCATCTTGCGCAGCAGACGGGTGTCGAAGCGCAGCGAGAAGTGGATGGTCTCGCGCATGTTCAGCATCAGCCAGGCGATGTTGACCAGGCCGATGAAGGTGTAGGTGGCGATCGCCGCCGGCAGGCCGAGGTCGAAGCCCATGATCAGGACGGCGACCAGGACGAGGCGCAGGCCCTCGCTCTGCAGGAGGCGGCGGTTGTAGAGGCCGAACTGCCCGGTCGCCTGCAGGATGCTGTAGAGGTAGTTGTCGAGCAGCAGCAGCGGCACCCGCACCAGGCCCAACAGCAGGGCCCAGTCGGGCACGTCGCGCAGCACCTTGTGCAACAGATTGTCGCGCGTCGCCCAGATCACCGCCGACGAGGCGAGCCCGAGCAGCAGCGCGAGGATGACCGAGTTGGAGGCGACCTGGTCGACGGTCGCCTCCTTGCGATTGATGAAGAAGACGGTCGCCTGCGAGACGCCGAGCTTGACCAGCGTCAGCACCGTCGAGGGCAGCAGCAGGACGAGCGCGAGGATGCCGCGGTCGTGCGGCCCGAGCCAGCGCGCCAGCACCACGCCGCTCACCAGGCCCATCGCCGACCAGACGACGCGGGTGCCGAGGATGCCGAGGGTGTCGCGGAGCGCCTGTCCGATCTTCACGCCGCGCCCCGAGCGGCGCCGGCGGCGCCGCGGAACAACGCCGCCAGCTCTTCGATGTTCACCTCGCGGTCGAACATGCGCGCCACCGTCGCCGCGCCCTCGGCGGCCAGCCGCTGGCGCTGCGCCGGGTCATCGAGCAGCTCGGCCAGCACCCGCGCCAGCGCCGCCGGGTCGTTGGGCGGCACCAGCCGGCCGCTGATGCCGTCGCGGATCAGCTCGCCGATGCCGGACACCGCCGTCGCCACCACCGGCAGCCGCATCGCCATCGCCTCGGCGAGCACGTTGGGGATGACGTCGCGCTTGCCCGAGCGCTCGATGATGACGCTGGCGAGCACGAACAGGTCGGCGGCGGCGTAGATCTCCGCCAGCCGCGCCTGCGGCAGCGGACCGGTGAATTCCACCCGCTCGGCGATGCCGAGCTCGGCGGCCAGTTGGCCGAGCTTCTGCCGCTGCGGCCCCTCGCCGATCAGCACCACCCGCACCGGCCGGCCGAGCAGCGCCGCGGCGCGCAGCAGGACGTGGTGCCCCTTGTAGGGCTCCAGGCGCCCGCAGGTGACGAGACACGGGAGCGCGCCCGGCGCCGCCGGGCGCGGCAGCGGCCGGAAGCGCTGCAGACTGACGCCGTGGTAGTTGACCACCACCCGCTCGCCCGGCGCCGTGCCGGCGAGCAGGTTGAGGAACTCGGCGTTGACGCGCGCGCAGGTGACGGCGAACGCCGCTTCGCGCACCTTCACCCCGAGCAGGCGCGGCACCAGGTAGATGTCGTAGGCATGGGCGGTGAAGCTGAACGGGATGTCGTAGAGCCAGTGCGCCACCAGGGCCACCGTCGTCGCATAGCTCGCCCAGTGGGCGTGCAGGCGGCGGATGCCGCGCCGCTCGAGGTCGGCGCCGAGCCAGGCGGCGAGCGGGATCAGCCACAGCGACTTCAGCAGGTAGAGCAGCGGGCTGCGGTTGAACCAGCCGGCGAGCGTCTCGCGCAGGGTGCGCTGCCTGTCCGGCGCGTCGGCGCTCACCTGCTGCGCCTGCCAGGCGCGCCCGGCGGCGCGGTCCTGCCACCAGCCGCGGACGACGCCAGCGATGGCGCCGAGGTAGCGGGCCGGATGGCGCGCCAGCAGCGCCAGGTTGGCCCCCAGCACCGCCGCCGACAGGGTCGACGGCAGGTACGTCACCTCCGCCTGCAGCGCCGCCCCCTCCGGCTGCTGCGTCTTCGTCAGCGGCCGCTTGATGGAGTACAGCGCGATCTCGATGCCGCGTTGGCGCAGCGCCAGCACCTCCCACAGCACGAAGGTCTGGTGCAGGTTGGGGAAGGCCGGGAAGAGAAAGGCGATCGGCGCAGCCATGACGTTTCACCGCAGAGGCGCAGAGACGCGGAGGCGTCCACCCTCAACGGGAGGTCTCCGCGCCGCCGCGTCCGGGCGGTGCAATCTCTCGCAGTTGCCGCGTCAGCTCGGGGACGATCTCGGCCCAGTCGCCGACGATGCCGTAGTCGCACGAGCGGAAGATCGGCGCCTTGGGGCTGCGGTTGATGGCGACGATGATGCCGCTGCGGCGCACGCCGACAGTGTGCTCGAAGGCGCCGCGCAGTGCCACCGCAATGTAGAGGTCGGGCGCGATGGCGCGGCCGGTGATGCCGACCTGATACTGCTTCGGCAGCCAGCCGGCATCACTGACGTCGCGGGTGGTGCACAGCGCGCCGCTGAGCAGGGCCGCGAGCGCCTCCGCCTGCGGCAGGTGCTGCGGGCCGCCGATCCCCATGCCCACGCCGACGACGACCCGCGCCTCCTCGAGCTCGGCGGCGGCTTCGGCGTCGCTGCGGCGTTCGAGCAGGCGGACGCGGTCGGCAATCGGTCGGTCGGCGAGCGCGACCACCTGGGCCGTCTGGCCGGCGAGCGCGACGCCGGGCGCCAGCATGCCGGGCCGCACCGTCGCCATCTCCGGCTGCGCGCGCGAGGCGATCAGCGCCACGATGCTGCCGCCGAACGCCGGCTTGTGCTGGAGGACGCGGCCGGCGGCGTCGACGCTGAGATCGACGCACTCCCCGGTCAGGCCGAGGCCGAGACGCGCGGCGACCCGCGGCGCGAGGTCGCGGCCGACGACGGTCGCGGGCAGCAGGACCAGCCCGGGGCGCTCGCGCTCGATCACCGCCGCGAGCAGCGCGGCGTGGGCCTCGGTGCCGGCGAGGAAGCCGTCGTCGGCGGCCACCAGGACGCGGCCGGCGCCGAAGGCGGCCAACTGCGCCGCGTGCGCCGCGGCGCCGGCGCCGGCGACCAGCGCGCTCACCGTGCCGCGGAGCTGCGGCGCCAGTTGCGTCGCCTTGTGCAGCAGCTCGCCGACCACCGGCCGCAGGTGTCCGTCCAGCGTCTCGGCGACCACCAGCACGTCGCGCGCGCCGCCGCGCGCCACCGCGGCGGGGGCGGGCAGCGGCGGCGGCGCCGGGCGGGCCACCGTCCACTCGCCGAACAGGCCGTGGGCGCGCAGCCGCGCGACCAGCGCCGCCACCTGCGCCGCCGGCGTCGCGCCGGCGATCATCTCGCGCCGCCGGTGCTCCTCGACCGGCGCGAGGTCGAGCACCCAGGTCGGCGAGCCGGCGGCGCCGACCAGCGCGAGATCGAGCCCCAGATCGGCGGCGCGGCGCAGCGCGATCGGCTTCGCCGCCGCGGCGGCGCGCTCGCTGCTGCTGGTGAAGCGCTCCGGCGCCAGGTCCTCGGCGGCGGTGACCAGCGCCGGCAGCGGCGCGCTGACGACGTCGATGCCCTCGTCGGTCTCGCGCTCGGCGCGCAGGGTGCGCGCGGCGGGATCGACGGCGAGGGCGCGCGCCATCGTCACCTGCGGCAGGTCGAGCAGCTCGGCGATCTCCGGCCCGACCTGCCCGGTCTCGGCGTCGACGCTGTTGCGGCCGCAGAGGATGAGGTCGTACGGCTCGCGCTCCAGCAGCGCCGCCAGGGCCCGCGCCGTGGCCAGCGTGTCGGCGCCGGCGAACGCCGGGTCGCAGAGGTGCTCGGCGCGGTCGGCGCCGAGGGCCAGACACTCGAGCAGCGCCTCGCGCGCCTGCGGCGGCCCCATGGTGATCGCCACCACCGTGCCGCCGTGCTCGTCGCGCAACGCGACGGCGCGCAGCAGCGCCCGCACGTCGAAGGCGCTGATCTCGCTCCGCACCCCCTCGCGCCGGATCGTGCGGGTCGCGGGATCGAACTGCAGGGCGGAGACGGCGGGAACCTGCTTGATGCAGACGGCGATGAGCATCGGCGGTCGGGACTGGACGGACGGGCGAGACCCACCGCGGATCACGCGGATCGCGCGACCCCATCCGCCCCTCGGGCATCGGTGAGGCGTCCCGGATCCGTCACATCCGTGTCATCCGCGGTGGATCCCCGCTCGCGCGATCCCGCGCGATCACATGTGCCGGACCACCGCCTCGGCGAACTCCGAGCACTTCACCAGCGTCGCGCCGTCCATGAGGCGGTGGAAGTCGTAGGTGACGGTCTTGGCGCCGATGGCGCCGTCCATGCCCGCGATGATGCGGTCGGCGACCTCGTTCCAGCCGAGGTAGCGGAACATCATCTCGCCGGACAGGATCACCGAGCCGGGATTGACCTTGTCGAGGTTGGCGTACTTCGGCGCCGTGCCGTGCGTGGCCTCGAAGATGGCGTGCCCGCTCAGGTAGTTGATGTTGCCGCCCGGGGCGATGCCGATGCCGCCGACCTGCGCCGCCAGCGCGTCCGACAGGTAGTCGCCGTTCAGGTTCATGGTGGCGATGACGTCGAAGTCCTTCGGTCGGGTCAGCACCTGCTGCAGGGTGATGTCGGCGATGGCGTCGCGGATCAGCAGCTTCTGCTTCCACTGGCCGCCGCCGTGGGTGTCCCACAGGCGCAGCGCCGCCTCGATCTCGGCCCGCACGGTCTGCTGCTGCGCCGGCGTCATCAGGTCGTAGCCGGGGTCGATGGCGCGGGCGTTGTCCTCGACCGAGATGTCGGGCCTCTCCTCGCGGTTGCCGAGGATCCAGCTCTCGCGCTCGGTGACCACCTGGTCGCGGAAGTCGCGCGTCGCCACGGCGTAGCCCCAGTCGCGGAAGGCGCCCTCGGTGAATTTCATGATGTTGCCCTTGTGCACCAGGGTGAGGCTCTTGCGCCGCTGCCGCAGGGCGTAGTCGATGGCGGCGCGCACCAGGCGCTCGGTGCCCTCGCGCGACACCGGCTTGATGCCGATGCCGCTGGTCGCCGGGAAGCGGATCTTCTTCACCTTCATCTCCTTCTCGAGGAAGGCGATGACCTGCTTCGCTTCCGCCGACTCGGCGGCCCACTCGATGCCGGCGTAGATGTCCTCGGTGTTCTCGCGGAAGATCACCATGTCGACCAGTTCCGGCCGCCGCACCGGGCTGGGGACGCCGGTGAAGTAGCGGACCGGGCGCAGGCAGACGTACAGGTCCAGCAACTGCCGCAGGGCGACGTTCAGCGAGCGGATGCCGCCGCCGATCGGCGTCGTCAGCGGCCCCTTGATCCCGACCAGGTAGGTCTTGAAGGCATCGACGGTCTCGTCCGGCAGCCAGTTGTTGGTGGTGTTGAAGGCCTTCTCGCCCGCCAACACCTCGAGCCAGGCGATCCGGCGCTTGCCGCCGTAGGCCTTCTCCACCGCGGCGTCGAACACGCGCTGCGAAGCGCGCCAGATGTCGGGCCCGGTCCCGTCGCCCTCGATGAACGGAAGGATCGGATTGTCGGGCACCTGCAGCGTGCCGCCCGCCATGCGAATGGGCTGCCCCTGGATCGCGCTTGCCATGCGAGTTCGTCTCCCTGGATGGTGGCCGGAGGCCGGATCACTGGCGCGTCCGAACGGACGCGACAGCCGCTCTCCGTAGCGCAATTGGCTGGCGCGGGGAAGCCGAGCCGCGTGCCGCCAACGCCGGCGCCCATCGCGCCGCCCTCGCCCCGCGCATGTCCGGTTGCGTGTTCGGTTGAATG
This is a stretch of genomic DNA from bacterium. It encodes these proteins:
- a CDS encoding NnrS family protein translates to MPSDRPRSGTPPVLELGFRPFFLLAGAAALALIAAWLAALRGALTLPVYYDAITWHGHEMVFGYTAAVVAGFLLTAVRNWTGVATPRGAALAGLAALWLAGRVAPLLPGLLPGWLIAGIDLAFLPALAAALAGPLLAQPRASQLVFLPLLLALAAANALVHLQMLGRTGATARPALYAAVDVVVLIIAVVGGRVLPFFTERAVAAAPRRHPPLEAVVWASTAGVLVIDALGLPATAAVPVCAVGALAHALRLAGWYDRRIWRVPLLWVLHLGYAWVAIGFALKAAVAAALVIPMVGLHALTVGAIGVLTLGMMARVALGHTGRALQATPAMAVAFALINAAAAVRALAAAALPTFYAQTVLVAGGLWLAAFAIFGASYAGILVRPRLDGRGP
- a CDS encoding flippase: MKIGQALRDTLGILGTRVVWSAMGLVSGVVLARWLGPHDRGILALVLLLPSTVLTLVKLGVSQATVFFINRKEATVDQVASNSVILALLLGLASSAVIWATRDNLLHKVLRDVPDWALLLGLVRVPLLLLDNYLYSILQATGQFGLYNRRLLQSEGLRLVLVAVLIMGFDLGLPAAIATYTFIGLVNIAWLMLNMRETIHFSLRFDTRLLRKMLSFGVRSYVQVVTAHLLLRIDIYMVQAFLGPAHTAFYALALHFTELVLEVPQAIGLVLYPKLAALAEEQMHRLTAQSCRRTLMVTVPAAVALAVGGPWVITLWYGTAYAEAGAPLPWAAVGVAAMSIFVIITRDFTARQQQRVNTVAGLLALATNVLLNVVLIPIYGIVGAAFATAVAYSGACVILIYFFLRESGLRWVDVLVPTREDVAYFTGIAQRALARG
- a CDS encoding glycosyltransferase, which translates into the protein MAAPIAFLFPAFPNLHQTFVLWEVLALRQRGIEIALYSIKRPLTKTQQPEGAALQAEVTYLPSTLSAAVLGANLALLARHPARYLGAIAGVVRGWWQDRAAGRAWQAQQVSADAPDRQRTLRETLAGWFNRSPLLYLLKSLWLIPLAAWLGADLERRGIRRLHAHWASYATTVALVAHWLYDIPFSFTAHAYDIYLVPRLLGVKVREAAFAVTCARVNAEFLNLLAGTAPGERVVVNYHGVSLQRFRPLPRPAAPGALPCLVTCGRLEPYKGHHVLLRAAALLGRPVRVVLIGEGPQRQKLGQLAAELGIAERVEFTGPLPQARLAEIYAAADLFVLASVIIERSGKRDVIPNVLAEAMAMRLPVVATAVSGIGELIRDGISGRLVPPNDPAALARVLAELLDDPAQRQRLAAEGAATVARMFDREVNIEELAALFRGAAGAARGAA
- a CDS encoding FAD-binding protein, with amino-acid sequence MLIAVCIKQVPAVSALQFDPATRTIRREGVRSEISAFDVRALLRAVALRDEHGGTVVAITMGPPQAREALLECLALGADRAEHLCDPAFAGADTLATARALAALLEREPYDLILCGRNSVDAETGQVGPEIAELLDLPQVTMARALAVDPAARTLRAERETDEGIDVVSAPLPALVTAAEDLAPERFTSSSERAAAAAKPIALRRAADLGLDLALVGAAGSPTWVLDLAPVEEHRRREMIAGATPAAQVAALVARLRAHGLFGEWTVARPAPPPLPAPAAVARGGARDVLVVAETLDGHLRPVVGELLHKATQLAPQLRGTVSALVAGAGAAAHAAQLAAFGAGRVLVAADDGFLAGTEAHAALLAAVIERERPGLVLLPATVVGRDLAPRVAARLGLGLTGECVDLSVDAAGRVLQHKPAFGGSIVALIASRAQPEMATVRPGMLAPGVALAGQTAQVVALADRPIADRVRLLERRSDAEAAAELEEARVVVGVGMGIGGPQHLPQAEALAALLSGALCTTRDVSDAGWLPKQYQVGITGRAIAPDLYIAVALRGAFEHTVGVRRSGIIVAINRSPKAPIFRSCDYGIVGDWAEIVPELTRQLREIAPPGRGGAETSR
- the icd gene encoding NADP-dependent isocitrate dehydrogenase produces the protein MASAIQGQPIRMAGGTLQVPDNPILPFIEGDGTGPDIWRASQRVFDAAVEKAYGGKRRIAWLEVLAGEKAFNTTNNWLPDETVDAFKTYLVGIKGPLTTPIGGGIRSLNVALRQLLDLYVCLRPVRYFTGVPSPVRRPELVDMVIFRENTEDIYAGIEWAAESAEAKQVIAFLEKEMKVKKIRFPATSGIGIKPVSREGTERLVRAAIDYALRQRRKSLTLVHKGNIMKFTEGAFRDWGYAVATRDFRDQVVTERESWILGNREERPDISVEDNARAIDPGYDLMTPAQQQTVRAEIEAALRLWDTHGGGQWKQKLLIRDAIADITLQQVLTRPKDFDVIATMNLNGDYLSDALAAQVGGIGIAPGGNINYLSGHAIFEATHGTAPKYANLDKVNPGSVILSGEMMFRYLGWNEVADRIIAGMDGAIGAKTVTYDFHRLMDGATLVKCSEFAEAVVRHM